Proteins encoded in a region of the Drosophila sechellia strain sech25 chromosome 2L, ASM438219v1, whole genome shotgun sequence genome:
- the LOC6611494 gene encoding menin, translating into MSTITRSASASPMALNGVIDASLFPLKSTADVINLFRRALTSGIEPDLTLLSIVVGYIELSLTTGEAAAQAAQAAAAAVAAGDISQATTGGNDIIMGNSVPFPVVTHELIAGLYKKFQTILSVVEKPKPHRQATREVIKKVSDVIWNSLIRSSYKDRAHLQNLYSYLSGNKLDCFGVALAVVAGCQLLGYKDVRLAISEDHAWVVFGQKRVETIEVTWHGKGSEDKRGQDIRPGIESGSWLYLGGLAVVCERGMEVAAICAALNISLTSNSDCVEVAELQQQLLWLLYDLGHLKRYPMALGTLGELEEIHRTHPSISCEQLYREAIESARTHYRNHHVYPYTYQGNYYNRLLKYRDAFAAWANAADVIRLYTYQCRDDEEIYKELLDIANELIPYVMKTESSGHSARSILRDSEVFANLLRFYDGICQWEEDSLTPILHIGWAKPLVNNITKFDYDIRSQVVIKLPEDLEAEQAKAELARAEQEAKEAKQSKEAAGSEALEGNNNRPVTKEEKSKNSELPTTLADLTAACGEKILNPDFLLQGGGHPFADQKQQPSGGESDNAELHNNNNNSNSNNNNNNHNVEKKEAAATTTNRTTTSNGTGTSVQLPASSEASNAGQAQSQVQINDQLGKPQHKEAKKEETSDDYDPFEIMLKRPVITLYSQKMKGLKDLLLAEKLNTHAISLQVTAQSVASRKVRGVEKQSATISATITAISSSSGDSVLSGVGGGGGSGSAVTGGAFLASSSLGGDSIAASRPKRTRRE; encoded by the exons ATGTCCACGATTACCAGAAGCGCTAGTGCGAGTCCCATGGCGCTGAACGGCGTCATCGATGCCAGCCTGTTCCCGTTGAAGTCTACGGCCGATGTTATCAATCTGTTCCGTCGCGCTCTAACCTCTGGAATCGAGCCTGATCTCACCCTGCTCTCCATCGTCGTTGGCTACATCGAGTTGTCTTTGACGACGGGAGAGGCTGCTGCGCAGGCCGCTCAAGCCGCCGCGGCCGCAGTCGCAGCAGGTGACATTAGTCAGGCGACGACAG GTGGAAATGACATCATCATGGGCAACAGCGTCCCGTTTCCAGTTGTTACCCACGAACTAATCGCCGGCCTGTATAAGAAGTTCCAGACGATCCTGTCGGTGGTCGAGAAGCCCAAGCCCCACCGCCAGGCCACACGCGAGGTGATCAAGAAGGTATCGGATGTGATCTGGAACTCGCTGATCCGCAGCAGCTACAAGGATCGGGCTCACCTGCAAAACCTCTACAGCTATCTGTCCGGCAACAAGTTGGACTGCTTCGGAGTCGCGCTGGCTGTGGTAGCGGGTTGCCAGTTGCTCGGCTACAAGGACGTGCGACTGGCCATCTCCGAGGATCATGCATGGGTGGTATTCGGGCAAAAGCGCGTGGAGACAATCGAAGTGACATGGCATGGCAAAGGAAGCGAGGATAAGCGGGGGCAGGATATTCGTCCCGGTATCGAATCCGGATCCTGGCTCTACTTGG GTGGCCTGGCTGTGGTTTGCGAGCGTGGCATGGAAGTGGCGGCCATCTGTGCCGCTCTGAATATTTCATTGACCTCGAACAGTGACTGCGTGGAGGTGGCAGAGCTCCAACAGCAGCTGCTGTGGCTACTCTACGATTTGGGCCACCTCAAACGCTATCCCATGGCCCTGGGCACTCTCGGTGAGCTGGAGGAGATTCATCGCACGCATCCCAGCATCAGTTGCGAGCAGTTATATCGCGAGGCTATAGAGTCGGCGAGGACCCACTACCGGAACCATCACGTGTATCCGTATACCTACCAAGGGAACTACTACAATCGATTGCTCAAATACCGCGACGCCTTTGCAGCATGGGCAAATGCGGCGGACGTTATTCGCTTGTATACGTATCAGTGTCGTGATGACGAGGAGATCTACAAGGAGCTGTTGGACATTGCCAACGAGCTCATACCGTACGTGATGAAAACCGAGAGCTCAGGTCATTCGGCGAGAAGTATTCTACGAGATTCTGAGGTTTTCGCCAATTTACTGCGATTCTACGACGGCATATGCCAGTGGGAGGAGGATAGCTTGACTCCCATTCTGCACATTGGTTGGGCCAAACCACTGGTGAATAATATCACCAAGTTTGATTACGACATTAGGTCACAGGTGGTCATCAAGTTGCCCGAGGATCTGGAGGCGGAGCAGGCGAAGGCGGAGCTGGCGAGGGCGGAACAGGAAGCCAAGGAGGCTAAGCAGTCGAAGGAAGCTGCAGGATCAGAGGCTTTGGAAGGCAATAACAACAGGCCGGTCACAAAGGAAGAG AAATCCAAGAACTCGGAGCTGCCGACTACCTTGGCCGATTTAACTGCTGCCTGTGGCGAGAAGATTCTCAATCCGGATTTCTTGCTCCAGGGCGGAGGACACCCGTTCGCCGATCAGAAGCAACAGCCTTCTGGCGGCGAATCTGATAATGCAGAACtccacaataacaacaataacagcaacagcaataacaacaacaacaaccacaatgTGGAAAAAAAGGAGGCCGCAGCGACCACAACTAACCGAACAACCACAAGCAATGGCACCGGCACCTCTGTCCAGTTGCCCGCGTCTAGTGAGGCCAGCAACGCTGGCCAAGCACAATCCCAAGTTCAAATAAATGACCAACTGGGAAAACCACAGCACAAAGAAGCTAAAAAAGAGGAGACAAGCGACGACTACGATCCCTTCGAGATAATGCTCAAACGGCCAGTCATCACCTTGTACAGCCAAAAGATGAAGGGCCTGAAGGATCTGCTGCTGGCCGAGAAGCTGAACACCCACGCTATTTCCCTCCAAGTCACCGCCCAGTCGGTGGCCTCCCGAAAGGTTCGCGGAGTGGAGAAACAGTCGGCCACCATTTCAGCCACCATCACTGCAATCTCTTCCAGTTCCGGCGACAGTGTCCTGAGCGGAGTCGGTGGCGGAGGTGGCAGTGGCTCAGCAGTCACCGGTGGAGCGTTCTTGGCATCATCGTCTCTAGGAGGAGATTCAATAGCCGCATCACGCCCAAAAAGAACGCGTCGCGAGTAA
- the LOC6611495 gene encoding uncharacterized protein LOC6611495, which produces MELSFPKTTNPCTKIAKRVTASKYDVVSVKTLLMFINTKLDCQLRGIGDLKTGAVYCQLMHRLFPESIQIQKVKFYTNAIVDFQLNYRLLNNCFEKLSVTVYMPVHELTLGQNQVVFCNWMYKFYEANDNGNEYDAKKVRKGSPIGFDNSHMVACFSNRSSTYSIHKCQSLVFNYGRKHARFERQNSLDALSSRPGIFKSIRRENPEPQQRKNIEEPSQFLAESKHVSLPSDSEDELEELKARRRYLLDRFLKMLTKSKNDEMTDTVAPSKTSEIPIPNPENRQLKRKYALCDNYEQDTKDRRSNLGSIEKLQLQLQNLQIDKERLGNKLSRVESILKKCAFNPAKAVLNLNKLILNNHPQTARVHPRKANTVNDEGLTTKEFKSCTEFSRQELKYCNTTSLSSEDDEHIRSCKLRLG; this is translated from the coding sequence ATGGAACTTTCGTTCCCAAAGACCACTAATCCGTGTACCAAAATAGCGAAAAGGGTAACAGCGAGCAAATACGATGTAGTCTCCGTGAAGACCCTGCTGATGTTTATAAACACCAAACTGGATTGCCAATTGCGGGGCATTGGGGATCTTAAAACAGGAGCTGTATACTGCCAACTGATGCACAGACTCTTCCCCGAGTCGATACAAATTCAAAAGGTCAAGTTTTATACGAACGCCATCGTCGACTTCCAGTTAAATTACCGGTTACTGAACAATTGCTTTGAAAAACTAAGTGTTACGGTTTATATGCCGGTGCATGAGTTAACTTTGGGACAAAATCAAGTGGTCTTCTGCAATTGGATGTACAAGTTCTATGAAGCGAACGACAACGGGAACGAATACGATGCCAAAAAGGTGAGAAAAGGATCACCAATCGGTTTTGACAACAGTCATATGGTAGCCTGTTTCTCCAATCGAAGCAGCACCTATTCTATTCACAAATGTCAGTCGTTGGTCTTTAATTATGGCAGAAAACACGCCAGATTCGAGAGGCAAAACAGCCTTGATGCTCTATCATCTAGACCGGGCATCTTTAAGAGTATTCGGCGGGAGAATCCAGAGCCACAGCAGAGAAAGAATATCGAAGAGCCCTCGCAATTCCTTGCCGAGAGCAAGCACGTTTCTCTGCCTTCGGATAGCGAAGATGAGTTGGAAGAACTAAAAGCCCGAAGACGATATTTGCTAGATCGGTTTTTGAAAATGCTCACTAAGAGTAAGAATGATGAGATGACTGACACAGTCGCACCGTCAAAAACCTCGGAAATTCCAATACCAAATCCAGAAAACAGGCAATTAAAGCGTAAATACGCTCTATGCGACAATTATGAGCAGGACACAAAGGATCGGCGATCCAATCTTGGTTCCATCGAAAAACTACAATTACAGTTACAAAACTTACAGATTGATAAGGAAAGGCTGGGCAACAAGTTGTCACGTGTGGAGTCAATATTAAAGAAATGCGCTTTTAATCCAGCAAAAGCTGTTCTGAACTTAAACAAATTGATATTGAACAACCATCCTCAAACGGCAAGAGTGCATCCTCGTAAAGCGAATACAGTTAATGATGAAGGATTAACCACGAAAGAATTCAAGTCTTGCACGGAATTTTCTCGTCAGGAGTTAAAATACTGCAATACGACGAGCCTAAGTTCGGAAGACGATGAGCACATACGAAGTTGCAAACTAAGATTAGGATAA
- the LOC6611496 gene encoding probable 26S proteasome complex subunit sem1, translated as MSAPDKEKEKEKEETNNKSEDLGLLEEDDEFEEFPAEDFRVGDDEEELNVWEDNWDDDNVEDDFSQQLKAHLESKKMET; from the exons ATGTCTGCACCAGATAAGGAAAAGGAGAAAGAGAAGGAGGAGACCAACAACAAGAGCGAAGACTTGGGCCTCCTGGAGGAGGACGACGAGTTCGAAGAGTTTCCCGCCGAAG ATTTCCGCGTTGGCGACGATGAGGAAGAGCTGAATGTGTGGGAGGACAACTGGGACGACGACAACGTGGAGGACGACTTCAGCCAGCAGTTGAAGGCCCATCTGGAGAGCAAAAAAATGGAGACGTAA
- the LOC6611497 gene encoding myosin-10, whose amino-acid sequence MALSVEIERVMDQGNCLMPDINICQSDLANPTEPIVTKIMVHYLRSFGFRLEPPYKIGTELGHSSREARVFLIRVCRQVERIVQISFPNKTYTYMDIIKPAVKKTLATLSYLFNHLAYYKVFKKKVLGPVEEAIKLKDSLTAEVKAKSQQLEQCSQKTKDCEVAINKLKKDLQDTQAKLLPLKKSCSEHENTMELIEQQQSELDKRIGHWEQLVVEDSQVTELREKTKSASSHVEICKAELASKKQVTNEHRRMIENSQHIATALDKATAVLSQCKVDDYKESLKQLEAVEKQLPTWKVNYQKLLQDAEAKKQELALCEQRYEERNQENDAENHKLQNELKQLQVDVEDRKKRLEDLNNHLIELDQRNLEQDQLYAILSEQIHEALGQNW is encoded by the exons ATGGCGTTATCAGTCGAAATTGAGAGGGTAATGGACCAGGGCAACTGCCTAATGCCCGACATCAATATCTGCCAAAGCGACTTGGCCAATCCCACGGAGCCCATTGTCACCAAGATCATGGTGCACTATCTGCGGAGTTTCGGTTTTCGCTTGGAGCCGCCCTATAAGATTGGTACCGAACTCGGTCACTCGTCGCGGGAGGCGCGCGTCTTTCTCATCCGAGTGTGCCGCCAAGTGGAGCGCATCGTCCAGATCAGCTTTCCCAACAAGACCTACACCTATATGGACATAATTAAACCAG CTGTTAAAAAAACGCTCGCCACTCTGAGCTACCTTTTCAACCACCTGGCCTACTACAAGGTGTTCAAAAAGAAGGTGCTGGGACCTGTAGAGGAGGCCATTAAGCTAAAGGATTCGCTGACAGCCGAGGTAAAGGCCAAGAGTCAACAGCTGGAGCAATGCAGTCAGAAGACGAAGGATTGCGAAGTGGCCATCAACAAACTCAAGAAAGATTTGCAGGATACTCAAGCAAAGCTTCTACCTTTGAAGAAGTCCTGTAGCGAGCATGAAAACACTATGGAACTCatcgagcagcagcagagtgAGCTGGACAAACGCATCGGGCACTGGGAGCAGCTAGTGGTGGAGGACAGTCAAGTGACTGAACTGCGAGA GAAGACTAAGAGCGCATCGTCGCATGTTGAGATCTGCAAGGCGGAACTGGCCAGTAAAAAACAGGTGACGAATGAACATCGCCGGATGATCGAAAACAGTCAACATATAGCCACCGCTTTGGATAAGGCCACGGCTGTGCTTTCGCAGTGCAAAGTGGATGATTACAAAGAGAGCTTGAAGCAGCTGGAGGCAGTGGAGAAGCAGTTGCCCACCTGGAAGGTTAATTATCAGAAGCTCCTTCAGGATGCAGAGGCTAAGAAGCAGGAACTCGCTCTTTGTGAACAGCGGTACGAAGAAAGAAACCAGGAAAACGATGCCGAGAATCACAAGCTGCAAAACGAACTCAAACAGCTGCAGGTCGATGTGGAGGACCGCAAGAAACGTCTGGAGGATCTGAATAATCACTTGATCGAGCTAGACCAGCGAAATTTGGAGCAAGATCAGTTATATGCCATATTAAGTGAGCAAATCCATGAGGCTCTCGGCCAAAACTGGTAG
- the LOC6611498 gene encoding UDP-glucuronosyltransferase: MKRSPISWSLLWMGYTGIYLLADSPAPVESHHILGLFVNVHQSQLMVHLAVCRALLQRGHHLTLVTTLPLEEQDIRGNVSHIYIPWQQPKEEVSSSDLIPRLERMFRRLGHSGDLLDLPEWKMFLRNQPNTPYDLLLLGYHFNDHLLGVAAHFNCPVAIVSTQQPTGFVNSLMGNPEERWYVPQPYDGQQRSGISAWVFGMWEKFMEVLARRVLARIYRLHFPEPRYPRFETMHRSVVLALSNHHMISEGPIAPLIPSMVDIGGIVLEQQLDKSPLEISAGNRSLIIFSLGTRFTWRKSTEELVRTFTKAFSQFPDYDVYWTYDGPNGSAISLDYPHLKVAKWWPQSQMLQSGKVRLFITHGGKGSVSEALFYGVPMLGLPLIGDQRANLQRMQSKNWGLTLSTNNLTHWTLAKAITRMLSDSSYGETILKASQLYRDRPVSSSDLVTYWIEYIVRHKGAKNLYNPARQLNIIEYHSIDVYFIVYGLLILTIAILRKVNRVL; the protein is encoded by the exons ATGAAGCGTTCGCCGATCAGTTGGTCACTTCTGTGGATGGGCTACACAGGCATTTACCTGCTGGCCGATAGTCCCGCCCCTGTGGAATCCCATCACATTTTGGGTCTCTTTGTCAATGTGCACCAGTCGCAGTTAATGGTCCATTTGGCGGTATGTCGCGCCCTTTTGCAGAGGGGTCACCACTTAACCCTGGTCACCACATTGCCACTGGAGGAGCAAGATATTCGGGGGAATGTGTCACACATTTACATTCCCTGGCAGCAGCCAAAAGAGGAAGTATCCTCCTCGGACCTTATTCCGCGCCTGGAACGGATGTTTAGGCGTTTGGGGCATTCTGGAGATCTACTTGATCTGCCGGAGTGGAAGATGTTTCTCAGAAATCAACCTAATACTCCCTATGATCTCCTCCTCTTGGGCTATCATTTCAACGATCATCTGCTGGGAGTGGCTGCGCATTTCAACTGTCCAGTGGCCATAGTTTCCACCCAACAGCCAACTGGATTTGTCAACAGCCTTATGGGTAATCCCGAGGAGCGTTGGTATGTTCCACAACCGTATGATGGCCAACAGAGAAGTGGAATCTCGGCCTGGGTCTTTGGAATGTGGGAAAAGTTCATGGAGGTTTTGGCGAGGAGAGTGCTGGCAAGGATCTACCG CTTGCACTTTCCCGAACCTCGATATCCCAGATTTGAAACCATGCACCGGTCGGTGGTTCTGGCTTTAAGTAATCATCACATGATCAGCGAGGGTCCCATAGCTCCACTTATTCCCAGTATGGTGGATATAGGAGGTATAGTCCTAGAGCAACAGCTGGATAAGAGTCCTCTTGAAATATCAGCTGGCAATCGATCTCTCATCATCTTCAGTTTGGGCACTCGCTTCACTTGGCGGAAATCCACTGAAGAACTGGTGCGGACTTTCACAAAGGCTTTTTCTCAGTTTCCGGACTATGACGTTTACTGGACCTACGATGGTCCAAATGGTAGTGCCATCAGCTTGGATTATCCCCACCTGAAAGTCGCCAAGTGGTGGCCTCAATCGCAGATGTTGCAAAGTGGCAAGGTTCGATTGTTCATCACTCATGGAGGCAAAGGAAGTGTCTCAGAAGCTCTTTTTTACGGAGTGCCCATGCTGGGACTACCTTTAATTGGCGATCAACGAGCTAATCTTCAGAGAATGCAGTCCAAGAACTGGGGATTGACCTTATCCACCAACAATCTGACGCATTGGACACTAGCGAAGGCCATTACTAGAATGCTTAGCGATTCGAGTTATGGTGAAACTATATTGAAGGCTTCTCAATTGTATCGCGATCGTCCAGTGAGTTCCAGTGATTTGGTGACTTATTGGATTGAGTACATCGTTCGGCATAAAGGAGCTAAAAACTTGTACAATCCCGCCAGGCAACTGAATATAATCGAATATCACTCCATCGATGTTTATTTCATAGTTTATGGGCTCTTAATCCTAACGATTGCCATACTCAGAAAAGTAAATCGCGTGCTGTGA
- the LOC6611499 gene encoding uncharacterized protein LOC6611499: MQHLNMNLGIRNLVLAFIAIAFWKTTHAYSSFPTDINSNYFDVRNSTLPMTMTTSHPQTNRPLARYVLPPNELHNAEEDEESSDFEQYSEDRAVQRDRSYLIRLIRRRVPRDQAPQQVILQGRSLSGVHWGQGDDNHLSSDAAVDGSDDYLSDQSGELTVLKERIAEQNSVEKLRTIKYNNNRTRELKKKFEAHRLLMAKEGTCRVPRPEVVHITRETDTLYSPRATILHRCSDKVGCCNAGWTCQMKRNETVDRVFGKLDGRSYEPIVISMENHTECGCVKVETRRKRSPICLCPKHFKDFSWAGSRAHWENEEHLELRLWERREQRCRCDCHLSDDTCKRLKNGVEGFSVMERRRIQSGEVSPPFCNYGAYDVKNGRCPRPGLPNRNPNLQQHLQSRRQNGKS, encoded by the exons atgcAACATTTAAATATGAATCTCGGAATACGCAATCTCGTGCTGGCGTTCATCGCCATTGCATTTTGGAAGACGACACACGCTTATTCCAGTTTTCCAACTGACATAAATAGCAATTACTTCGACGTGCGGAATTCGACCTTGCCCATGACCATGACCACCTCCCATCCACAAACCAATCGTCCTCTCGCTCGCTACGTCCTCCCACCAAACGAGTTGCATAACGCGGAAGAGGACGAGGAGTCCTCTGACTTCGAGCAGTACTCCGAGGATCGGGCGGTCCAGCGGGACAGGTCGTACCTCATCCGGTTGATCCGCAGGCGCGTGCCACGTGATCAGGCCCCCCAGCAAGTAATTCTTCAGGGCCGCAGTCTCAGTGGCGTCCACTGGGGCCAGGGCGACGACAATCATCTTAGCTCCGATGCGGCCGTCGATGGG AGCGATGACTATCTATCAGATCAATCGGGCGAGTTGACAGTGTTGAAAGAGCGAATCGCAGAACAGAACTCCGTTGAAAAGTTGAGGACTATCAAATACAACA ATAATCGTACCAGGGAGCTCAAAAAAAAGTTCGAGGCGCACCGACTGCTGATGGCAAAGGAGGGTACCTGCCGGGTTCCAAGGCCGGAGGTGGTCCACATCACGAGAGAAACGGACACGTTATACTCGCCCCGTGCCACGATCCTGCACAGATGCAGCGACAAGGTCGGATGCTGCAATGCCGGTTGGACCTGCCAGATGAAGAGGAACGAAACGGTGGATCGGGTGTTCGGCAAGTTGGATGGCCGTTCCTACGAGCCCATCGTTATCTCAATGGAGAACCACACGGAATGCGGATGTGTGAAGGTGGAAACGCGCCGGAAACGAAGTCCCATTTGCCTATGCCCCAAGCACTTCAAGGACTTTAGCTGGGCGGGATCGCGTGCGCACTGGGAGAACGAGGAGCACCTGGAGCTGCGTCTGTGGGAGCGGAGGGAGCAGCGGTGCCGATGCGACTGCCACCTCAGCGACGACACATGCAAGAGGCTGAAAAACGGCGTGGAGGGATTCTCGGTGATGGAGCGACG CCGCATTCAAAGTGGAGAAGTCAGTCCGCCGTTTTGCAACTACGGGGCATATGATGTGAAGAACGGTCGATGTCCGCGCCCGGGTCTTCCAAATCGGAATCCCAATCTGCAACAGCATTTGCAGTCGCGGCGTCAGAATGGCAAAAGCTAA